ACTGCAGAAAAATTGTTAGTGTCTGTTGGTAGGCAAGCAAATGTAGAAGGTATAGGACTAGAAAACACAGATATTCAAGTAGAAAATGGAGTAATAAAAACGAACGAATTCTATCAAACTAAAGAATCACATATTTATGCCATTGGAGATGTAATCGGTGGTCTTCAATTAGCACATGTTGCCTCGCACGAAGGAATTATTGCTGTGGAACATATGGCAAACCTAACGCCACATGAGTTAGATTACAATCTGATCGCCAAATGTGTTTATAGTTCACCAGAGATTGCAAGTGTCGGCTTTACAGAAGCTGAGGCAAAAGAAAAAGGATATAAGGTAAAAACTGGTAAATTCTTATTTAAAGCAATAGGAAAAGCATTGGTTTTTGGTGAGACGGATGGCTTTGTTAAGCTAGTGGTAGATGAAGAAACTGAGGATTTACTAGGGGTTCACATGATCGGACCACATGTTACAGACATGATTTCTGAAGCTGCATTAGCAAAAGTGCTAGACGCAACACACTGGGAAGTTGCCAATACAATTCATCCGCACCCAACACTTTCAGAAGCAATAGGTGAGGCAGCCTTAGCTGTCGATGGGAAAGCTATCCACGGGTAAAAGATAATTGTCAATTTTGAATTATGAATTGTAAATGAAGAATGTAGGGCTAATAAGCGTTTGGGCGGCGTTACTTTTAATTCTTACATTCTACATTTTACATACTACATTTTTATAGGGGGTCTATGAATGACAGAAAATCGTCATGCCAAATTGGGTTTAACTGATAATGATGTTCTTGAAATGTATGAGACTATGTTACTTGCAAGAAAGATTGATGAAAGAATGTGGTTACTTAACCGCGCAGGAAAAATACCATTTGTAATTTCTTGTCAAGGACAGGAAGCGGCACAGGTTGGAGCTGCATTCGCACTAGATAAAGATAAAGATTATATTCTACCTTACTATCGCGACATGGGTGTAGTTTTACACTTTGGAATGACTGCTCGTGATTTAATGTTATCAGCATTTGCGAAAGCAGAAGATCCAAACTCTGGTGGTAGACAAATGCCAGGTCACTTTGGTCAAAAGAAAAACCGCATTGTGACAGGTTCTTCTCCAGTTACAACTCAAGTTCCTCATGCAGTAGGAGTCGCTTTAGCTGGAAAGCTAGAGGGGAAAGATTTCGTGACGTTTACAACATTTGGTGAAGGATCTTCTAACCAAGGGGATTTCCACGAAGGTGCAAACTTTGCAGCGGTCCATAAGCTTCCAGTTATATTAATGTGTGAAAATAATAAATATGCGATTTCTGTACCAATCCATAAGCAGCTTGCTTGTGAGAAAGTATCAGATCGTGCTCTTGGTTATGGTATGCCTGGAGTTACAGTTGATGGAAATGACCCAATTGCAGTTTATGAGGCAGTTAAAGAAGCAGCTGACCGTGGTCGTAGAGGCGAAGGGCCAACATTAGTGGAAACGGTTTCTTATCGCTTAACTCCTCACTCAAGTGATGATGACGATCGCGTGTATCGTTCAAGAGAAGAAGTTGAAGAAGCGAAAAAGAAAGATTCTATTATTACATTTAAAGCATATTTACAAGAGTTAAATATCTTAACAGAAACAATTGAAACAGAGATGAATGATCGAATTGCAAGAGCAGTAAATGATGCAACAGAATATGCTGAAGCAGCGCCTTATGCCCAAGCAGAATCAGCATTAAATCATGTTTACGGAGAGGGGGTATAAGGAATGCCGATTATTTCTTATATTGATGCAGTTACCTTAGCAATTAAAGAGGAAATGGAAAGAGATGAAAAGGTTTTCGTTCTTGGTGAAGACGTTGGTGCTCGTGGCGGTGTATTTAGAGCAACAAACGGCTTATATGAACAATTCGGCGAAGATCGAGTAATTGACGCCCCTTTGGCTGAATCAGCGATCGTTGGTGTAGGAGTTGGAGCGGCTATGTACGGAATGCGTCCAATTGCTGAAATTCAATTTGCTGACTTTATCATGCCAGCAGTTAATCAAATCGTTTCTGAAGCGGCAAGGATTCGTTATCGTTCGAACAATGATTGGAATTGTCCGATGGTAATACGTGCCCCTTATGGTGGTGGAGTTCATGGAGCTTTATATCATTCCCAATCTGTTGAGGCTATGTTTGCTGGTATTCCAGGATTAAAAATCGTCATGCCATCAACTCCATATGATGTAAAAGGTCTATTAAAAGCGGCAATTCGTGACAATGATCCTGTTTTATTCTTTGAACATAAACGTGCTTACCGCTTAATTAAAGGTGAAGTTCCAACTGAAGACTATACTCTTCCAATTGGAAAAGCGGATGTAAAACGTGAGGGTGACGATATAACAGTAATAACTTACGGTTTAGCGGTTCATTTTGCGTTACAAGCTGCAGAAAGATTAGCAAAAGATGGCATTTCAGCGCATATTTTAGATTTGCGTACGGTATATCCATTGGATAAAGAAGCGATTATTGAAGCCGCGAAGAAAACTGGTAAGGTCCTTCTTGTTACTGAAGATAATAAAGAAGGTAGTATCATGAGTGAGGTTGCAGCGATCATTGCTGAGCATTGTTTATTTGATTTAGATGCTCCGATTCAACGTTTAGCTGGGCCAGATGTTCCAGCGATGCCATATGCGCCAACAATGGAAAAATATTTCATGATAAATCCAGATAAAATCGAAAAAGCAATGCGTGATCTTGCTGAATTTTAGGAGAGGGAGGTAATATTCATGGCTACAGAGATTAAGATGCCGCAACTTGGTGAAAGTGTAACTGAAGGTACAATTAGTAAGTGGTTAGTTAAGCCAGGTGATAAAGTAAATAAATATGATCCAATTGCAGAAGTAATGACTGATAAAGTAAATGCTGAAGTTCCTTCCTCTTACACTGGAACGATTAAAGACCTAGTGGCTGCTGAGGACGAGACGATTGAGGTTGGAGGAGTTATTTGTACGATAGCAGTCGAAGGAGAAGAAACGGTAAATAATACGCCAACTCAAACAAACACGGTTGAAACCATAGCTGCTTCGAAACCAGACCTTGATACTAGTGAGAAAAAACGTTTTTCTCCTGCTGTACTGCGTCTAGCTGGTGAACACAATATTGATTTAGCCCAAGTTCAAGGTAGTGGGCGAGGCGGGCGCATCACTAGAAAAGATCTTCAGAGTATTATTGAGGGTGGAAATATTCCGCAACCAAAACTAGAAGTAGCGCCTGAACAGCAATCAGTGGCAGTTCAAGCAGAACCAGCTCCAGTATCGACGCCGAAGGTTGAAAGAGAACCAGCTACAGCACCTGTTAATATCCCAACGTTACCGGGAGACATTGAAATTCCAGTATCGGGTGTTAGGAAAGCAATCGCAGCTAACATGGTGAAAAGTAAGCACGAGGCCCCTCATGCTTGGACAATGGTAGAAGTTGATGTAACAAATCTTGTTAACTATCGTAACAGTGTGAAAGATAGCTTTAAGCAAAAAGAAGGCTATAACCTAACATTCTTGCCATTCTTTATTAAAGCAGTTGTCGAAAGCTTAAAAGAGTTTCCGCAGCTTAATTCCATGTGGGCTGGCGATAAGATCATTCAAAAGAAAGATATTAATATTTCAATTGCGGTTGCTACAGAAGATGCTCTTTATGTTCCGGTAATAAAGCACGCTGATGAGAAAACAATCAAGGGAATTGCTCGTGAAATTAACGATTTAGCAGGAAAAGTAAGAAATAAGGCAATTTCAAGTAGTGATATGCAGGGTGGCACATTTACAGTTAATAATACTGGCTCATTTGGTTCGATATTATCAACGCCAATTATTAATCACCCACAAGCAGCTATTCTCTCTGTAGAGTCTATTGTTAAGCGTCCTGTAGTTATGGATAACGATGCGATTGCAATAAGACATATGGTAAACCTATGTCTGTCGTTGGATCATCGTGTTCTTGATGGGTTAGTTTGTGGAAGATTTTTAGCAAGGGTCAAAGAGAAGTTACAGTCTATTTCTAAAGAAAATACACAACTGTATTAAATGATTTGTACACTTTCCTATTCTAGCTTTAGAATAGGAAAGTTTTTTTGTTGTTCGATTACATTGGATGAAAGAGGAATGGGGAAGCTATTTTATGTTACATATTTTCTAAATTAAGGGGTGGCTTAAACGTGTTAAAAACTAAACTTGGAGTAGTGACACTAGCAGTACTGATGTTTTTTGCGTACACAAACGTAACAATTGTAAGCGCTGAGGAATTAGAGAACGAAACAAACCAAATGGATCAAGTTAAATATGAACATAAGGCAATTCGTCCCCATTTTAACTTTTACTATCAGTTACTAGCTGAAAAATATGCACCAAAGCATGTAAAAGTGTGGAACGATGTAATCTCCGAGAGAGAGGCTCTCATTAAGAAGTATCGTGAACTCGCCAAATCTGGGAAAGAAATTGGAAACTTTTATGATGAAACGTGGCTAAAAGTACACAGTGATATACAAAAGCAATTTCTAGAAGCAGTCGAAAAAAGAGATGATCAAGCGTTAAAAAATATTGTTCCGCAGGTCATTGATCATCAAAAAGAATTAAACATCTTGTTAAAAAAGCGATTAAAGGAAATTAAATAAATGCAAAGGGAGACAATGTTTATTTGTCTCCTTTTGTCTATAAATGAGGAGGGCTTTTTGTTTACAAACCGTAATTATTTCGATATAATCCTTCTTGTATATAAAACGTAATCGTTTTGAAAGGGGATTGAAATGAAAATTAAATCTATGTTTTTTGCAATGATGTTAGTAATTTCAACGTTTTTAGTAGCATGTGGTGGTGCACAAGAAGAGGAAGTTGTAGAAAATACAACTATTGAAGCAGAAGTTATTGAGGAAAAACCTGTAATTCAAGTTTATACAACTATTTTTCCATTAATGGATTTCACCCAAAGAATTGGTGGTGAATACGTTGAAGTAAAAAATATTGTTCCTGTAGGAGCTGATGCTCATACATATGAACCATCACCAAAGACAATGGTTGATATATCAAATGCTGATTTATATATATATAATGGTGCTGGAATTGAAGGCTTCGCTGATGCTGTAGCTGAAGTTCTTAAAGCAAGTAATGTAAAAATTTTAACAGCTTCTGAAGGAATTGACCTGATTGCTTTCGATCACGATGATCACGGAAATGATCATGACGATCACGGACACGACCATGACGATCATAGCCATGACCACGATGATCACGGACACGACCATGACGATCATAGCCATGACCACGATGATCACGGACACGACCATGACGATCATAGCCATGACCACGATGATCACGGAAATGATCATGACGACCATAATCATGACCATGATGATCACGGAGACGATCATAACCATAACCATGGGGAGCAAGATCCACATGTATGGTTAGATCCAATTCGTTCTATTAAACTAGCAGAAAATATCAAAGACGCTTTAGTTGAGTTATTACCTGAAGGCGCGGAGGTGTTTGAAAGTAACTTCCAAACTTTAAAAAGCCAATTGGAAGAGTTAGATTCGCAATTTAAGGCTATGCTTCAAGATGTATCAAACGATACAATTGTTGTATCGCATGCAGGGTATGGATACTGGACTGATAGGTATGGTATCAAGCAAGTAGGTATCTCAGGGATCTCTCCAACAAACGAACCATCTATACGCCAGATAACACAGGTAGTAGAGTACATGAAAAAGCATAATGTGAATTACGTAATCTTTGAACAAAACATACCAATGAACATAGCAGAAACAGTTCGTTCTCAAGTAGGTGCTGAAGCTCTTTGGTTACACAACCTAGAAGCATTAGTTCAAGAAGATGTCACTAACAATGAAGACTACTTTAGCTTGATGAGAAAGAATATTGAAACACTGAGAACAGCATTACAATAGGAAGTTAAGGAAGTTCATGACCATGGACTTCCTTTTTTATAGATAATGTATTTCAAAGCAATATTTCGCTTATATTAATAATACATATCGCTTTGTAAAATCGGTTGTTGAGTGTACAATATAAGCATAGTGTTAATAATAAAAAGAGGTGACCTACATGGAATTTAGTTTTTATAATGATGTTATTAATGGTGCAAGAAAAGAAATGGTAGATGCAGGGTATAAAGAATTAACTACACCTGAAGAGGTAGATGCAGTACTAGGTAAAGAAGGAACTTCATTAGTCTACATCAATTCTGTTTGTGGTTGTGCAGGCGGTATTGCTCGCCCATCTGCAGCTTATATGGCTAACTATGAGAAAAAGCCAGATAACTTTTTGACTGTTTTTGCTGGACAAGATAAAGAAGCAACAGAGCGTGCAAGAACCTATTTTAAAGGCTATGCTCCTTCTTCACCGTCATTTGCTATCATTAAAGACGGGGAAATCAAAGCTATGATTGAAAGACATGAGATTGAAGGACATGAACCAGTTCAAGTAGTACAAAAATTAGAAAAATATTTTGATGAATATCTATAAAATGAAGAGAAGCTTTCACTTTTTAGTGAAAGTTTTTTTTTATTTTAAAAAGTATTGGCTATACTATAATTATTACTTTTACGCTTTTTCTTGAAGTCAAGTTTTGCTAATGCTATAATTTAAACTTGTATATGTTTTAAAGCTAGGCAATTGCCATGCTTTTAAAAAGGAGAGTGCAGTAATGCAAGATTTATATGTAAAAATACACGAATACTTAAATATGGACGAGGAAATATCATTTGAAGAATTTGATGACTACTATAAGACGGTTATTAAACAATTTAGTGAAGTTTCTGATGACCTAGTTGAAGAAGATGTATGGAAAGCATTGTTTATCATCGAAAACTTAATGTCTAACGCTGAAAGCCGTGCTAAAGAGTCAAAAGCTGCAAAACAAAAGAAATACAAAAAGATGGCAGACCGCTCGGCGCTATGGGCACAGAATTTTGCTGGTAGACTTTATAAGCTAGGCTATACAGAAGAACAACTAAATGAGCGTTTTGAAAAAATGTTTCAAGACTACGCAAATATAAAGGCATAGACAATTTGGTGGAGTGAATATCACTCCTCTTTCTTTTATGAATACTTGACAAACTTTAGTTGAAAATGCTATATTAATTTAGCAACATTTAACCATTGCGTCTATAGTGAAATGGATATCACACGAGATTTCGGCTCTCGGATTCTGGGTTCGAATCCTGGTAGGCGCGCCATACATAAAATGATTTAAGACTTCAAGATATTATCTTGAAGTCTTTTTTATAATAATTAATTAAAATTTATAATTAATTTTGAGTTATGTATATATGATATATAATAAACAAGATTGTAAGACAGTATGAGTTTAACTCAAATTTACTTACAGTTCTATTTTGGATGATGATTTGCTTGGTAGTATTCACCCTTAAATTTTCTTGTCAAAAAGGAATATACTATGAATATTTTTTATATAATACTATATTGACATTTCTTTGTAACGTGTTAATATACATAAGTGTGAATAATAATTAGTAGACAAAGTATAAAAAATATAAAAAAGGGGTTATACAAATGAAAAAAAACAACAAACTATTATCAATTGCATTATCTTGTGTACTATCGGTAGGATTATTAGCAGGATGTGGAACTGGAAGCACGAACCAAGGTTCTGGCGGCGCTGAAAAAGTGACTTTAGTGATGGGAACATCTGCAGACTACCCTCCATATGAATTTATTGATACAGCTGTTAGTGATGAAATTATAGGTTTTGATGTTGATATTGCGAACTATATCGCTGAGAAATTAGGCTTTGAACTGAAAATTCAAGACATGGATTTCGGTGGATTAATTCCAGCCTTAACTAACAATCGTGTTGATTTTGTATTAGCAGGAATGACTCCAACTCCAGAACGATTAGAAAACGTTGATTTTTCGGATATTTATTATGTTGCTGAACAAATGATTGTTACAAAATCAGATAGTGGTATTACTACTCTTGCAGACCTTCAAGGGAAAAAAGTCGGAGTGCAATTAGGGTCAATTCAAGTAGGCTTAGCTAATGATATCTCTGAAGAAGTTGGTGGAGTAGAAATTGTTGAACGCAACAAGATTACTGATTTAATTCAAGAGTTAAAAGCAAACAGAATTGATGTAGCCATTATTGAAGATAAGGTAGCTAAAGGTCATTTAAACGCAAACGCAGATTTATCAGCATTTGTTATTGAAGAAGAAGGAGAAGCTGGTTCAGCGATTGCTTTCCCTAAAGGTAGTGAATTAAGAGACCAATTTAACGAAGTCCTTCGTGAAATGATTGAAAATGGAGAAATGGATAAACTTGTATTAAAGTGGTTTTATAGTGAAGAGTAATAATTAAAAAAAGAGAGGAATGAGATAGGCATGAATTTGGAC
This region of Anaerobacillus alkaliphilus genomic DNA includes:
- a CDS encoding thiamine pyrophosphate-dependent dehydrogenase E1 component subunit alpha, giving the protein MTENRHAKLGLTDNDVLEMYETMLLARKIDERMWLLNRAGKIPFVISCQGQEAAQVGAAFALDKDKDYILPYYRDMGVVLHFGMTARDLMLSAFAKAEDPNSGGRQMPGHFGQKKNRIVTGSSPVTTQVPHAVGVALAGKLEGKDFVTFTTFGEGSSNQGDFHEGANFAAVHKLPVILMCENNKYAISVPIHKQLACEKVSDRALGYGMPGVTVDGNDPIAVYEAVKEAADRGRRGEGPTLVETVSYRLTPHSSDDDDRVYRSREEVEEAKKKDSIITFKAYLQELNILTETIETEMNDRIARAVNDATEYAEAAPYAQAESALNHVYGEGV
- a CDS encoding alpha-ketoacid dehydrogenase subunit beta — protein: MPIISYIDAVTLAIKEEMERDEKVFVLGEDVGARGGVFRATNGLYEQFGEDRVIDAPLAESAIVGVGVGAAMYGMRPIAEIQFADFIMPAVNQIVSEAARIRYRSNNDWNCPMVIRAPYGGGVHGALYHSQSVEAMFAGIPGLKIVMPSTPYDVKGLLKAAIRDNDPVLFFEHKRAYRLIKGEVPTEDYTLPIGKADVKREGDDITVITYGLAVHFALQAAERLAKDGISAHILDLRTVYPLDKEAIIEAAKKTGKVLLVTEDNKEGSIMSEVAAIIAEHCLFDLDAPIQRLAGPDVPAMPYAPTMEKYFMINPDKIEKAMRDLAEF
- a CDS encoding dihydrolipoamide acetyltransferase family protein, which translates into the protein MATEIKMPQLGESVTEGTISKWLVKPGDKVNKYDPIAEVMTDKVNAEVPSSYTGTIKDLVAAEDETIEVGGVICTIAVEGEETVNNTPTQTNTVETIAASKPDLDTSEKKRFSPAVLRLAGEHNIDLAQVQGSGRGGRITRKDLQSIIEGGNIPQPKLEVAPEQQSVAVQAEPAPVSTPKVEREPATAPVNIPTLPGDIEIPVSGVRKAIAANMVKSKHEAPHAWTMVEVDVTNLVNYRNSVKDSFKQKEGYNLTFLPFFIKAVVESLKEFPQLNSMWAGDKIIQKKDINISIAVATEDALYVPVIKHADEKTIKGIAREINDLAGKVRNKAISSSDMQGGTFTVNNTGSFGSILSTPIINHPQAAILSVESIVKRPVVMDNDAIAIRHMVNLCLSLDHRVLDGLVCGRFLARVKEKLQSISKENTQLY
- a CDS encoding metal ABC transporter solute-binding protein, Zn/Mn family, with protein sequence MKIKSMFFAMMLVISTFLVACGGAQEEEVVENTTIEAEVIEEKPVIQVYTTIFPLMDFTQRIGGEYVEVKNIVPVGADAHTYEPSPKTMVDISNADLYIYNGAGIEGFADAVAEVLKASNVKILTASEGIDLIAFDHDDHGNDHDDHGHDHDDHSHDHDDHGHDHDDHSHDHDDHGHDHDDHSHDHDDHGNDHDDHNHDHDDHGDDHNHNHGEQDPHVWLDPIRSIKLAENIKDALVELLPEGAEVFESNFQTLKSQLEELDSQFKAMLQDVSNDTIVVSHAGYGYWTDRYGIKQVGISGISPTNEPSIRQITQVVEYMKKHNVNYVIFEQNIPMNIAETVRSQVGAEALWLHNLEALVQEDVTNNEDYFSLMRKNIETLRTALQ
- a CDS encoding BrxA/BrxB family bacilliredoxin; the encoded protein is MEFSFYNDVINGARKEMVDAGYKELTTPEEVDAVLGKEGTSLVYINSVCGCAGGIARPSAAYMANYEKKPDNFLTVFAGQDKEATERARTYFKGYAPSSPSFAIIKDGEIKAMIERHEIEGHEPVQVVQKLEKYFDEYL
- a CDS encoding transporter substrate-binding domain-containing protein, with the protein product MKKNNKLLSIALSCVLSVGLLAGCGTGSTNQGSGGAEKVTLVMGTSADYPPYEFIDTAVSDEIIGFDVDIANYIAEKLGFELKIQDMDFGGLIPALTNNRVDFVLAGMTPTPERLENVDFSDIYYVAEQMIVTKSDSGITTLADLQGKKVGVQLGSIQVGLANDISEEVGGVEIVERNKITDLIQELKANRIDVAIIEDKVAKGHLNANADLSAFVIEEEGEAGSAIAFPKGSELRDQFNEVLREMIENGEMDKLVLKWFYSEE